One Primulina tabacum isolate GXHZ01 chromosome 10, ASM2559414v2, whole genome shotgun sequence DNA segment encodes these proteins:
- the LOC142505817 gene encoding 5'-methylthioadenosine nucleosidase-like, which produces MAPPQDVKAEIQVNEDSISQRSISNVLFIIAMQTEASPLVNKFQLTEDLDSVFPKGVPWVRYHGKYKDLSINIVCPGKDNTLGVDGVGTVSASLLTYASVQAFQPDIIINAGTAGGFKAKGACIGDVFLISYVAFHDRRIPIPVFDLYGVGSRQAFYTPNLAKELSLKVGKLSTGDSLDMSTVDEAAIHANDATVKDMEGAAVAYVADLLKVPVILLKAVTDIIDGDKPTAEEFLQNLAAVTLALDRTVTQVVDFINGKSFSEI; this is translated from the exons ATGGCTCCTCCCCAGGATGTAAAAGCTGAGATACAAGTTAACGAGGATTCAATTTCTCAGCGCTCCATCTCCAATGTACTCTTTATCATCG CTATGCAGACTGAGGCGTCACCTCTAGTGAATAAGTTCCAGCTCACCGAGGACCTTGATTCTGT TTTTCCAAAGGGGGTCCCATGGGTGCGGTATCATGGTAAATACAAAGATTTGAGCATCAACATTGTTTGCCCTGGAAAAGACAACACATTGG GTGTTGACGGAGTAGGTACCGTGTCTGCATCCCTCCTGACTTATGCTTCAGTTCAAGCATTTCAGCCAGACATTATAATAAATGCAGGCACTGCTGGAGGGTTCAAG GCAAAAGGTGCTTGCATAGGAGATGTATTTCTTATATCGTATGTCGCTTTCCATGACAGAAGAATTCCCATCCCT GTGTTTGATCTGTATGGTGTCGGCTCTCGTCAAGCATTCTACACTCCCAACCTTGCGAAGGAGCTGAGCTTGAAG GTTGGCAAATTGTCTACTGGCGATTCTTTGGATATGTCCACAGTGGATGAAGCAGCAATCCATGCAAATGATGCAACTGTTAAAGATATGGAG GGAGCTGCTGTTGCTTATGTAGCGGATCTCCTGAAAGTGCCTGTAATATTGTTAAAAGCTGTGACTGATATTATTGACGGCGACAAGCCAACAGCTGAGGAATTTTTGCAAAATTTAGCGGCAGTTACCCTGGCACTCGATCGAACAGTCACCCAAGTCGTCGACTTTATCAATGGGAAGAGTTTCTCAGaaatttga
- the LOC142505439 gene encoding COBRA-like protein 1 isoform X1 — translation MDSLAFLGWCCVQMLLLLITICRFSDCYDPLDPNGNITITFDVLSYVPNGYVARVTIQNYYQYRHVENPGWRFGWTWAKNEVILLMSGAFAIEKGNCSAFNQVPHSCKPDPVISDLMPDLLDSTSQNRPDGCCRGGILTAWAINPSMSYSSFELTVGNLEQNTTGYKPLNLTLMAPGLGYTCGPLMETNPTHYSAIGGRRDEQVSRTWKSRCTYSSYLAYTTPICCVSLSTFYNPTITTCPSCSCGCKEANGNAISCVREGAVPSNSLGTDIVQCTNHMCPLRIHWHIKNNYQNHWRVKLTVSNYNYGRNFSDWNVLVQHPGFGLPASVYSFNSTTLSTIGVPEDVALFWGKEFYNTELLQADEHQLGSLTTEILLQKDPTSFTLRNGWGFPRRTYVNGENCQMPPPDEFPMLPNGSPRQKPFHGQFPHLLSVLYFIYGTLFGF, via the exons ATGGATTCACTCGCCTTTCTTGGATGGTGTTGTGTGCAGATGTTACTACTTTTAATAACAATTTGCAGATTTTCAG ATTGCTATGACCCATTGGATCCAAATGGAAACATTACTATCACGTTTGATGTGCTATCGTATGTGCCTAACGGCTATGTG GCCAGAGTAACCATCCAAAACTACTACCAGTATCGTCATGTAGAGAATCCAGGTTGGAGGTTTGGTTGGACATGGGCGAAAAATGAGGTTATTTTGTTGATGTCCGGTGCTTTTGCCATCGAAAAAGGAAATTGTTCGGCCTTCAACCAGGTACCACATTCTTGCAAACCAGACCCTGTGATATCTGATCTGATGCCCGATTTGCTAGATTCAACATCCCAAAACAGACCTGATGGTTGCTGCCGTGGTGGGATTCTAACTGCTTGGGCCATCAATCCTTCCATGTCTTATTCATCCTTTGAGCTTACAGTTGGAAACTTGGAGCAGAATACTACTGGCTACAAGCCTCTGAATCTCACGCTCATGGCTCCAGGACTTGGTTATACTTGTGGCCCGCTAATGGAAACCAATCCAACGCATTATTCAGCCATTGGAGGACGAAGAGACGAGCAAGTTTCCC GGACATGGAAGTCGAGGTGCACATACTCCAGTTATTTGGCTTACACAACACCTATTTGTTGTGTTTCACTTTCGACGTTCTATAATCCTACTATCACAACCTGTCCTTCTTGCAGCTGTGGATGTAAAGAAGCTAATGGAAATGCAATATCATGTGTTAG AGAAGGTGCGGTCCCCTCAAATTCTCTTGGTACTGATATAGTTCAGTGCACAAATCATATGTGCCCTCTTCGGATTCACTGGCACATCAAGAACAACTACCAAAATCATTGGAGAGTGAAACTAACAGTATCCAATTACAACTATGGGAGAAACTTCTCCGACTGGAATGTCTTAGTTCAACATCCTGGCTTTGGCCTACCCGCCTCTGTTTACAGCTTCAACAGTACGACGCTTTCAACTATCGGTGTCCCAG AAGACGTAGCCCTTTTCTGGGGAAAAGAATTCTACAACACCGAACTCTTGCAAGCTGATGAACATCAACTGGGCTCCTTGACGACGGAGATACTTCTGCAAAAAGATCCAACTTCATTTACGCTAAGAAATGGATGGGGTTTTCCAAGAAGAACGTATGTCAATGGTGAGAACTGCCAAATGCCCCCTCCAGACGAGTTTCCGATGCTCCCGAATGGTAGCCCAAGACAAAAGCCTTTCCATGGCCAGTTTCCTCATCTTCTGTCTGTACTCTACTTTATCTACGGGACGCTTTTTGGGTTCTGA
- the LOC142505439 gene encoding COBRA-like protein 3 isoform X2: MDSLAFLGWCCVQMLLLLITICRFSDCYDPLDPNGNITITFDVLSYVPNGYVARVTIQNYYQYRHVENPGWRFGWTWAKNEVILLMSGAFAIEKGNCSAFNQNTTGYKPLNLTLMAPGLGYTCGPLMETNPTHYSAIGGRRDEQVSRTWKSRCTYSSYLAYTTPICCVSLSTFYNPTITTCPSCSCGCKEANGNAISCVREGAVPSNSLGTDIVQCTNHMCPLRIHWHIKNNYQNHWRVKLTVSNYNYGRNFSDWNVLVQHPGFGLPASVYSFNSTTLSTIGVPEDVALFWGKEFYNTELLQADEHQLGSLTTEILLQKDPTSFTLRNGWGFPRRTYVNGENCQMPPPDEFPMLPNGSPRQKPFHGQFPHLLSVLYFIYGTLFGF; this comes from the exons ATGGATTCACTCGCCTTTCTTGGATGGTGTTGTGTGCAGATGTTACTACTTTTAATAACAATTTGCAGATTTTCAG ATTGCTATGACCCATTGGATCCAAATGGAAACATTACTATCACGTTTGATGTGCTATCGTATGTGCCTAACGGCTATGTG GCCAGAGTAACCATCCAAAACTACTACCAGTATCGTCATGTAGAGAATCCAGGTTGGAGGTTTGGTTGGACATGGGCGAAAAATGAGGTTATTTTGTTGATGTCCGGTGCTTTTGCCATCGAAAAAGGAAATTGTTCGGCCTTCAACCAG AATACTACTGGCTACAAGCCTCTGAATCTCACGCTCATGGCTCCAGGACTTGGTTATACTTGTGGCCCGCTAATGGAAACCAATCCAACGCATTATTCAGCCATTGGAGGACGAAGAGACGAGCAAGTTTCCC GGACATGGAAGTCGAGGTGCACATACTCCAGTTATTTGGCTTACACAACACCTATTTGTTGTGTTTCACTTTCGACGTTCTATAATCCTACTATCACAACCTGTCCTTCTTGCAGCTGTGGATGTAAAGAAGCTAATGGAAATGCAATATCATGTGTTAG AGAAGGTGCGGTCCCCTCAAATTCTCTTGGTACTGATATAGTTCAGTGCACAAATCATATGTGCCCTCTTCGGATTCACTGGCACATCAAGAACAACTACCAAAATCATTGGAGAGTGAAACTAACAGTATCCAATTACAACTATGGGAGAAACTTCTCCGACTGGAATGTCTTAGTTCAACATCCTGGCTTTGGCCTACCCGCCTCTGTTTACAGCTTCAACAGTACGACGCTTTCAACTATCGGTGTCCCAG AAGACGTAGCCCTTTTCTGGGGAAAAGAATTCTACAACACCGAACTCTTGCAAGCTGATGAACATCAACTGGGCTCCTTGACGACGGAGATACTTCTGCAAAAAGATCCAACTTCATTTACGCTAAGAAATGGATGGGGTTTTCCAAGAAGAACGTATGTCAATGGTGAGAACTGCCAAATGCCCCCTCCAGACGAGTTTCCGATGCTCCCGAATGGTAGCCCAAGACAAAAGCCTTTCCATGGCCAGTTTCCTCATCTTCTGTCTGTACTCTACTTTATCTACGGGACGCTTTTTGGGTTCTGA
- the LOC142505439 gene encoding COBRA-like protein 1 isoform X3 yields MDSLAFLGWCCVQMLLLLITICRFSDCYDPLDPNGNITITFDVLSYVPNGYVARVTIQNYYQYRHVENPGWRFGWTWAKNEVILLMSGAFAIEKGNCSAFNQVPHSCKPDPVISDLMPDLLDSTSQNRPDGCCRGGILTAWAINPSMSYSSFELTVGNLEQNTTGYKPLNLTLMAPGLGYTCGPLMETNPTHYSAIGGRRDEQVSRTWKSRCTYSSYLAYTTPICCVSLSTFYNPTITTCPSCSCGCKEANGNAISCVREGAVPSNSLGTDIVQCTNHMCPLRIHWHIKNNYQNHWRVKLTVSNYNYGRNFSDWNVLVQHPGFGLPASVYSFNSTTLSTIGVPDMGILMPLKCCRRRSPFLGKRILQHRTLAS; encoded by the exons ATGGATTCACTCGCCTTTCTTGGATGGTGTTGTGTGCAGATGTTACTACTTTTAATAACAATTTGCAGATTTTCAG ATTGCTATGACCCATTGGATCCAAATGGAAACATTACTATCACGTTTGATGTGCTATCGTATGTGCCTAACGGCTATGTG GCCAGAGTAACCATCCAAAACTACTACCAGTATCGTCATGTAGAGAATCCAGGTTGGAGGTTTGGTTGGACATGGGCGAAAAATGAGGTTATTTTGTTGATGTCCGGTGCTTTTGCCATCGAAAAAGGAAATTGTTCGGCCTTCAACCAGGTACCACATTCTTGCAAACCAGACCCTGTGATATCTGATCTGATGCCCGATTTGCTAGATTCAACATCCCAAAACAGACCTGATGGTTGCTGCCGTGGTGGGATTCTAACTGCTTGGGCCATCAATCCTTCCATGTCTTATTCATCCTTTGAGCTTACAGTTGGAAACTTGGAGCAGAATACTACTGGCTACAAGCCTCTGAATCTCACGCTCATGGCTCCAGGACTTGGTTATACTTGTGGCCCGCTAATGGAAACCAATCCAACGCATTATTCAGCCATTGGAGGACGAAGAGACGAGCAAGTTTCCC GGACATGGAAGTCGAGGTGCACATACTCCAGTTATTTGGCTTACACAACACCTATTTGTTGTGTTTCACTTTCGACGTTCTATAATCCTACTATCACAACCTGTCCTTCTTGCAGCTGTGGATGTAAAGAAGCTAATGGAAATGCAATATCATGTGTTAG AGAAGGTGCGGTCCCCTCAAATTCTCTTGGTACTGATATAGTTCAGTGCACAAATCATATGTGCCCTCTTCGGATTCACTGGCACATCAAGAACAACTACCAAAATCATTGGAGAGTGAAACTAACAGTATCCAATTACAACTATGGGAGAAACTTCTCCGACTGGAATGTCTTAGTTCAACATCCTGGCTTTGGCCTACCCGCCTCTGTTTACAGCTTCAACAGTACGACGCTTTCAACTATCGGTGTCCCAG ATATGGGAATTCTCATGCCATTGAAGTGTTGCAGAAGACGTAGCCCTTTTCTGGGGAAAAGAATTCTACAACACCGAACTCTTGCAAGCTGA
- the LOC142505378 gene encoding uncharacterized protein LOC142505378: MHNNHSGAMMDKSSTQEVMDGSDIMELVENERVFGKFVDHKFQELDGDGDGKLSVKELQPAVADIGAALGLPAQGTSTDSDHIYSEVLNEFTDSKHKKISKTKFKEVLSDFLVGMASGLKRDPVVILRIDGEELRAFVDSPTFEPEMISIFSELDLPNGSLKDYVVKAFEKLSIDHGMPPSTDHWVMCDIVEPALQSLGGIFEQPVSQETFFAAFQRSVEGVSRILNEKPVIVAHSQNTFDGSGIRSLMSNKFELDKTLDLALKNIPKDRNGKLSKDFLNVALDALASSAGLPPLGALQEVDDITIEALKMFNASDGKMVKEDEFKKILKEVLGSIMLQLEGNPVSVSVNSVVHEPAESSSTLLPLASLP, encoded by the exons ATGCACAACAATCACAGCGGCGCAATGATGGACAAAAGTAGCACTCAAGAGGTCATGGACGGCTCAGATATTATGGAGTTAGTTGAGAATGAGAGGGTTTTTGGTAAGTTTGTGGATCACAAGTTTCAAGAACTGGACGGTGATGGTGATGGGAAGCTTTCTGTGAAGGAACTGCAGCCTGCTGTTGCGGATATTGGCGCTGCTCTTGGGTTGCCTGCTCAGGGAACTTCTACTGATTCTGACCATATTTATTCAGAG GTTCTTAACGAATTCACGGAcagtaaacataaaaaaataagcaAGACTAAGTTTAAAGAGGTTCTGTCGGATTTCCTTGTGGGCATGGCTTCTGGTTTAAAACGAGACCCCGTTGTTATTCTTCGAATTGATGGTGAAGAGCTTCGTGCATTTGTTGATAGTCCAACTTTTGAACCGGAGATGATATCTATATTTTCTGAGCTTGACTTGCCTAATGGATCACTGAAAGATTACGTTGTTAAAGCTTTTGAGAAACTTTCGATTGACCATGGAATGCCTCCTTCCACCGATCATTGG GTCATGTGTGACATTGTGGAGCCAGCACTCCAATCACTTGGCGGTATATTTGAGCAGCCGGTTTCACAGGAGACATTTTTTGCTGCATTTCAAAGATCTGTGGAGGGTGTCTCACGAATTCTCAATGAGAAACCTGTAATTGTTGCTCACAGCCAAAACACATTTGACGGGAGTGGGATTAGGAGTCTTATGTCAAACAAATTCGAGTTAGATAAG ACACTGGACCTTGCCTTAAAAAATATACCCAAAGATCGCAATGGGAAACTTTCAAAGGATTTCTTAAACGTTGCCCTGGATGCTTTGGCCAGCTCGGCTGGATTACCTCCACTAGGGGCTCTTCAAGAG GTGGACGATATTACGATTGAAGCTCTGAAAATGTTCAATGCTAGTGATGGGAAGATGGTGAAAGAAGACGAgttcaagaaaatattaaaagaagtgCTTGGAAGCATCATGCTACAGTTGGAAGGCAACCCTGTTTCGGTGTCTGTGAATTCGGTCGTGCATGAGCCTGCCGAGTCTTCCTCCACGCTCCTGCCGCTGGCATCATTACCATAa